The following coding sequences lie in one Pan paniscus chromosome X, NHGRI_mPanPan1-v2.0_pri, whole genome shotgun sequence genomic window:
- the RPL39 gene encoding large ribosomal subunit protein eL39, whose product MSSHKTFRIKRFLAKKQKQNRPIPQWIRMKTGNKIRYNSKRRHWRRTKLGL is encoded by the exons ATG tcttctcACAAGACTTTCAGGATTAAGCGATTCCTggccaagaaacaaaagcaaaatcgtCCCATTCCCCAGTGGATTCGGatgaaaactggaaataaaatcaG gtACAACTCCAAAAGGAGACATTGGAGAAGAACCAAGCTGGGTCTATAA